The DNA segment TTGCAGTGGGAAAACGGGATTTAAGCAGGATGTTTTGCCAAATTTCGTTATCGATAGGAAAGCCCAACATCCATTTTACTACGGTTTGAAATGGGATATAAACCGATCCCAGAGAGATGTTAAGAATAAACAACCCAATTAGCAATATGGTCAACACCAAAAATGCATAATGTTTTCTCCCTTTTGCGTGTTTATATTGCATACTGGATTATTCTTTTGATAATTTTTTATAATATACCAATTTGTGATCCTGCATAAGTGTAGGGTGAAATAACTTTACCAGATCAGATAAGACAACATCCGGTTCCAGTAAGCCCTTTTCGTATAACATCGAATGATTTGTATTAGAAAAGACTATGTTTTTATCTTTGAAGGCTTTGAAATCGGCATAGCGACTGTCTTCATTCTTCAGCAGTGAATAGCTATACTCCTCTTCATAATTAACAGTGATGGACCAGTAATCGCATTGTCCGGCAGCTTCATATACAGTTTCAAAGTCATAGCTATGCGAACCGGTTCCATGTCTATCCTTAAAAACATAATGAACGCCAGCATCATTTAAAAAGTTGGCATTATAGCTCTCAGCAGCCGCTGTATACCAAACACCTTGGTACACTTTGCCTAGAAATACACTGGGTTTGTTCTTTGAACTGGTGGCGATGGTCTTTACCTTATGGTACCGTTGTGCAATTTCATTTACTTTTACAATAGCTTCCTCTTCCTTATTAAAAAAGGCCGCCACATATACCAACCACTCCACTCTTCCCAAGGGTGTATTTTCAAGGTAGCTGCTGTTGGTGGTGATTTTAATGCCTGCACTCCGTATGGGGTCATAAAAATCTTCTTTAAAAGGAGATACCATCATCATATCGGGGTTTAGGGCTAGCAGTAATTCTAAGTCAGGGGCAAAGGCAGTTCCTATATTGCGTATATTACCTTCTTTTAAACCTTGTTTTACTTTTGGATTACTTACATACTGAGGTTCCGCCATGCCAACCAGTTGATCCAAAACTTGAAGTTCATTGGCATAGCATATCTGGGTAGAGGCTACTGAAATCCATTTCTCCACCGGTATTTTGATGGCAGAAGGGTGATCTTTTAAGAATTGTTCATTGTCGGATAGCAATGTAATGAGGGGTTCAGCATTGTCGTCCCAAGGATGACGTACCTCTATTTTTTTATGAT comes from the Saccharicrinis fermentans DSM 9555 = JCM 21142 genome and includes:
- a CDS encoding ABC transporter substrate-binding protein; protein product: MTVKKNGWLVVLVLALMACNQKQSSKKIGQDKLKADTIYQPKYANRFSIKYFKDHKKIEVRHPWDDNAEPLITLLSDNEQFLKDHPSAIKIPVEKWISVASTQICYANELQVLDQLVGMAEPQYVSNPKVKQGLKEGNIRNIGTAFAPDLELLLALNPDMMMVSPFKEDFYDPIRSAGIKITTNSSYLENTPLGRVEWLVYVAAFFNKEEEAIVKVNEIAQRYHKVKTIATSSKNKPSVFLGKVYQGVWYTAAAESYNANFLNDAGVHYVFKDRHGTGSHSYDFETVYEAAGQCDYWSITVNYEEEYSYSLLKNEDSRYADFKAFKDKNIVFSNTNHSMLYEKGLLEPDVVLSDLVKLFHPTLMQDHKLVYYKKLSKE